ATCCGCTGATTGATTCTCATGAACTTCCATCGAATCAGACAAGACACGCGACACTCGCCAACCAGCAAATTATGCTTCAATCCAGGCCGGAAGCCGGCGTGCAGGGCTTCAATCCCCTGGCGTTTCACTGGTTCCTGTCTTGGAATCTCGATGGAACCGACTCTCAGTCCCCTTTCTGGATGCTAGAAGAGGGCGCCCAGCGTCGCATTCATACAGCGTCTAGGTCGCAAACATGGCCTGCCGATGATGACTGGTGAAGTCATCGCCGCCAACCGCACCCAAGTGGGCACCCAATCGCCGCCAGCGCGCCAACGCGGTTGGTTCCTGGATTGGATCCAGCACCGACTGGCGTGCCAAGCCCTTCCAAGTTTTGGCTCGCCTGCTTTCTCACGCTCTTCTCCCCGTTGAACTTGCGCCGGTGCTAGCCATGATCCGCCCCCCTCTTCGCTTGTCAAGACGGCTCTTACCACCACCGGGAGGCGAGGGGCATTTGATGGAAACAGTATGATAGTGTGGCGTTTTCGTTGATGGCTTCCTGTTGGTCCACGACCATCAGCACACAGACTGGAGCTACTGGGTAGCTCCACGCCTCATCACGGCCACACACAACCCTCCACCCTCTCTCTTGTCTCCCTCCTTTAGGCCCGGCAGCTGTCTGCTAATTAGCACCGCTGCCATCGTTTGCAATGTTCCATCGACCGGTTGAATGTCAGAGGATGAAGGCTCCCCCCCGCGTTTTCGATTTCTTGGATTCAGGGCCAGGCCAAAAGTCGCCTCAGCCAGGGATCCAACTTCTAGACCGAGATGAGGTGCCACTAAGTCTAGTTTTTTCCCCTGGATTTTGATTCTGATGCTAATTCTTATTCTTGTTCTTGTTCTTGTTCTTGTCTAAACTTATTCCTCAATTCTCCTATCAATCCTCTCACGGGCTCGTTGTCACGTCACGTCAAGAGCCAAGAGCTCCATATTCTCAACCTCAAATCGTAGCCTTCACCCTCCCAAAGCTGTCGTTTCAGTCATCATCCATTGCCccaataataataataatcctcTATCTCTCCAATACCTCCATCACTCTGCCTGCGCAAGGACTGACTTCACAAGCCCTGCCATCCCGCTCCTGTGCTTGCGGGCGATGTGACAACCCCTACCACCCAACTGCAGGTGGCGACATCATAGTGTGCCTCGAACCATCCAACCGTCGTCCGCACATCAGAGCCTCCCCGTCACTATCTGGCATCCCTGACGGAACGGCCTTTGCCAGTTGCCACGCCTCTTTTCTCCCACGATGTCTTTCGTCAATCTCTCACGTCCCCCTCTGGACCATCGGGCCCATAGCGATACCAACGTCCGGCCTAGATTCAATTCACACAACACTTCCGACCGTCTAAGAGAAGGTTCAGGGCTCCGACCCAAGGCGTATCCAATGGTCAGCAACATCAAAAAGGGCAGGAAATCGGTATTCAAGGAGGTGGGACTGGACGACGACTTTAGCGACGACTGCGGCTCGCCCGTTGTGGAGACTTTCCAACAGTCTTGTGGCCGACAGGAATCGATGTCTAGCGAGAAGGTATTCGGAGATGTACCTGGGCTGGAGGAAGCGAAACGGGACGGCACATCAAATGATGAGGAAGACGACGCAGAGGACGACGGAGATGGGGACAGCAGGCGTTCTGCGACGGAACAGCGCGAAGCAGCGAACGACTCGAGACAACAGAGCTCAAGTCAGGCTGTGAAGGTGTCTTGGTACAACAAGCTTTCTCAGGGTTATCGACGACCGAGGATCAAGACGGTCTCTAGCGCACCACCACCTACGATCTCAAGTCTGCAGCGCATTGGCATGATTGCGCTACTCATCGCGGTCATCATCCCGGCATTCAGCTATAATAATGGCCGCCAGAAGATTGAAAGTGGTGCAATCGCGGGTGTCGTACGTCCACGAGCAACGACATCAACGGATGTCTGTCTAAGATGGGCACAGCAGGGTGAGTTTCGGAAAACGTAGCATGGGTAACTCTGCTAACAGTGGTCAGCGGCTTTACTCAACGGCACTCTTTACATGTATGGAGGTCAATCCAAGACGGAGTCTTCGCAAACCGTCAACACCTGGAGTATGACTTGCGAACCCCGTAGCTGAGACTTGGAAATGAATCTGACAATTACTTACAGACAACGACTTTCTCACTCTCGACCTAACAAAATCATGGGACACGAAATCGCCCTCTCTCAAGGGCATGACGATACCTAGTGGGCCTCCAGCAGTCGCCAACGGCTACTTGTGGCACGACTACGACTATCTCTACCTCTACGGCGGCCAATTTGCTGATAACGACGGCGCTGAAGGCACGTACGCCACCGTTGCTCCCATGTCGATCTGGCAATACTCTGTCAAGGACAACTCCTGGCTCGAGTTCAAAGACCCGCGCACGTCAGCTGGCAACTATTCGACTGCCGCCAATACCCCTGTCCAACGTTCCGCCGAAGGCGCGGGCTTGTCGGTACCTGAGCTCGGTTTGAGTTGGTACTTTGGCGGACACCTCGACTGGCTGACCACCGAGGGTTGGTCGACCCAGACTCCGAGGGTGTATCTCAAGAGCCTGCTAGAGTTTACACACCCCGGATACCTGAACACTGGTGTTGACGCGCTTCGCGCTGCTGGTGCTGCCGATGGCGGAGTGTTTCGCAACGTGACTGAGGGCGGGCTGCAGGAAACGGATGCGTTCCCGGAACGAGCTGACGGTGTCTTGGTTTTTGTGCCCGGGTGGGGTGCGAGGGGAGTCTTGATCGGCATGGCGGGAGGATCCGACAAGACATTTGTCGACGACCTCGGCACCCTCGATGTCTACGATATCGCTACGTCTGAGTGGTATCATCAGAGGACGACAGGTGACCGGCCCTCCGTCCGCGTCAACCCATGTGCCGCCATTGCGAGCGCGCCAGATGCCTCGAGCCTCCAGATCTACTTTTTCGGCGGACAAAATCTGCAGCCTTTTGTAGGCCAACACTCGTTTTCTGGAAAACTGGAAATAGACTGACACATTTATGCAGGGCAACCAGACACAGTACAACGACATGTACATCCTCTCCATCCCCGCCTTCGCCTGGATCAAAGTCGACGCAACCGACGGTGTACCCGCCCCTCGCGCCGGCCACACCTGCACCATGCGCGACGGCCAAATCATCGTCGCCGGCGGTTACCTCGGCCCCGACGCCGGGTGTGAATCTCCCGGTGTCTTTGTCTTCGACGCGAGCAACCTCAAATGGAACACGGGCTTCAAAGCCGGAGCCCACGCAGCAGACTTCAGCTCCGAGAACTCCGTCCTGGCTGGGTCCTACGGCTACAAGGTCCCCGACAAAGTCCAGAGCGTCATCGGTGGCAGCTCCGAAGGCGGGGCTATCGCTACCACACCTGCTGCCGGCCCAGCTACGGGCGGTCCGTTCAAGACGGGTACGCCGCCCGTGTTCACTGTGACGCAGGGTGGCGCGACAGCTACAGTCACGGGCGCAGGACCCACGAGCACATCCGCGGGACAGGCGCCGACAACCAAGGATAACGGAGGCGGGACGAGCCCCGGCCTCATCGCTGCAGGCGTTATCGCCGGTGTCCTAGGCGCGTTGGCCTTGTATCTTGGTTTCTGCGCGTGGCTCTACCGACGCCAGGTCGCGGCGTACAAGCAGCATCTATCTCAGGTGAACCGGTACTCCGGCGCAAGCTCCATGCACTTTGGTGCGGCGGGCTTCTTTGGTGCTGGAAATCGTGACGAGGAGAGGAGAGAGCGCGGACACCGCCGAGACGCGAGCACCGTCAGCGACGAGTCCTTCTCATGGGTTGGCACCGGCGTTGAGCCGAAGTGGATGACGGATGATCCTACACCGGGCTCTGGATCTGGTGGCACGGCGAGTGGGAGCGGCGCTGGCAGCGGGTTCAAGAGGAAAAGTGAGGACGCGAGGACGTTTAAGAGCGGGCCGAGTGGGAACGATCCGCGCACGAGCTCCAGTCGACGCGACAATACGGACAATGAGAGTGTTTCCAGCACGGAGCAGTTGCTTGATGGGCAGGAGCCGAGTTTCTTCTCGGTTGTCATGGGGCCTAGGCGTGCTTTGCGGGTTGTCAACAGTACCGAGTAAGGTAATGAATAATACACGAACAATTTACGACCAGACTCTGGAGCGGGGGGCTAGGATAGGTAAAACACGAGATACACGAGGATACACGACCTTTTCTGTATATACACACACGATCAAGGGGAGAGGATCGAACCCTCAATCGCTCAAGCTAGATACCCTTCTTACTATGTACACGCTTCTTTCATGCTAAACCTCTTACATTCAAAGACTTGGAAAACTTTGACATAACTCGTCTCCATCAAGGTAGCAAGGTATGTCCCTCGGCCGTCGGCCGTCGGCAGGCAGCGTCGTCTTCTTGACCGCCTCTCCCCAGAAACAAAACGCAACGATCGTCATCCCATGTTTCTCAATTGACTTTTTCCGCGTCGTATGTCTTGGGTCTGTGGAACGTGCTTCTCCGCCACTTTTTGAATTGAGTTGATGGGGGGTTCAGAGCTAAAACGGATGCAGACTACAGAATGCCAGTGAACGCATGGCCCAATTTGAGACAAAAACAACGACCATTGGCGGAGATGATTGCGATCGACCGAGACATAGTGAGCTGTCGAACAAGATTTCTCAATAGTATCGCAGAAACACACAGTAGCTTAGGTAGTACAGAGAGGGACGGGCCGGCTTGGTTGAGCTTCATGTCGTAACTCGTACCAAACACAGCAGGATCGGGAGCCAGCTGATCGACTTTGTAAAAGTATCACTCTCGTCCACGGGCCTTGAGTCGTGTCTCTCCACAGATTGAACCACGGTACGGAGCAAATGAGGATGCATTCCGGATGTCTTCTAGCTCACGGTATAGCGGCATTCGGTCCTTTGACGCTTGTTTACTCGTCCATTCGGGGCCCTACAGGTGAGGGAATTAGCTAAGAGCTTGTGACTTCGAGATACTGGAGAAAACACCGTACAATAAAGTACACGGTCGAGATGTTGAATTCAAAGTTTGCGATGGAGCCCGCGCTAGACCCCAAAGCATCTTTGACAATGGAGAAAGCCTGTGGAGAGGGATGGGCAGTCCATTGACTCGTCGATTTCTCAATTTCTCAGTGGGCTCATTTCCCTATCAAACCTTGATCTTTGATGCTATTTCTGCCCACTGGTTTGCGTGATCAACAGATATTTTTTTTCTTGATTGTCTTTGGTTGAATCCACGGCCAGTCTGGACTTTTCTTCACCGGCGACGACTCTTCAGGTCAAGCTGCTCTCAACAGACCTGTCATATTTTCAATCTCTTGACTCGCAGCCACCTGAACATCCGACAAGGTCCTTATCGCGACATCGAAGGGCATGGCCGTTCCCCTTTAAAAGGTTACAACGACGTCCGTCACGTCATCGCGTATCCCCAGGGTCTTGACTCGACCCTGTTCCCTATTACAGCCAAATAAGCCCAGATAACCCTAAACAAAGCAACCCCCGGTAATACCGATGTGCCATAGGGATGAACTCTAAAGCGTAGCCCAGACTGCCCAGTCCCCATTATTCCCACCCGTCCACGGTCCACGGCGAGAGAGAAAGTCCCACTCTCGGCCGACCGAGATCGATACGACTCTGTACCTCGAGCCTCGACGCGGGCATTCGGGTTCTCCTGCACGAACTACCACATTCGTCAAAGTCGACGATGCTTGATTGGGCAACATCGTCACGACTTCTCTACCGCGCAGTGCCCACACACACCACTCACTCTACTTGACGCTAATGTCGCGGGCCGGGCATCTCCCCCACACCAGACGGGCATGCCGGTGCGGTGTAAGGCGTCTgtctctctctgtctcttgGTTTTCGACGAGGATCGACAGCCGCTAGGCCTCATTCCAGCTGTCTCGCGAACATCGCATCATTCAGCTGCTGTGGCACGGAATTCACAATCATTCCCACCCCGCGAAGAAGCGGAGGGTGGATGGGGTTCATGTTTGTTTATAATGAGCGGCGGGGAACCCTCTTCCTTCGTCAAGGCTTTCCCGATAGTCTCGTCACTACAGTTTTCGCTCGAACCCGCCGATAATACCAAAAAGCCTAGCTCTCGTTCATAGGCTTTCTCTCCCTCCACTTTCGTTCTGTCTAGCCCGCCATGAAGTTCACTCTCAGCTCCCTCGTGCTCTCAGCAGCATCGAGCCTCGTTGCGGCCCTGCCCATCAACGACACCCAGGTCTACGATGCCATCATCGTCGGCGGTGGCCCGTCTGGTCTCAGTGCCGCGAGTGCCCTCGGCCGTGTGCGTCGTAACACTCTCCTCATCGACTCTGGCGAGTACCGCAACGCACCTACCAGACACATGCACGATGTTCTCGGCTTCGATGGTGAGTGATTCTCGTTCAGATAGCTTTCATGTTCTTGTGGATGGTTTCTAATACAAAACAGGCGTCACTCCCGCATGGTACCGCTACGCCGCTCGCCAGCAAATCTCCCACTATGACACTGTCACCTTGACCAACGGCACCGTCACCAAGATCGGAGGCAGCGATGCCACCGGCTTCGTCGTCTCCGCCACCTACGCCGACAACTCCACCAAGTCGGTCCGCGCGCGCAAGATCATCTTGGCCACCGGTCTGCAAGACGACCTCCCCGAGACCCCGGGTCTGTGGGAGAACTGGGGCAAGGGCATCTACTGGGTACGTCACCACAAATATCCATCCATCATCTCACACCAAACTTCGATTCTAACATGCCCATTCTAGTGCCCCTGGTGCGACGGCCACGAGCACGCAGACCAAGCCCTCGGCCTCCTCGCCTCAACCTTTGACGACCTCCCCTCGCTCGTCCGCGAGATCCTCACTCTCAACACGGACATCATCGCCTTCGCAAACGGCACCGACACCCCCGCCGCCCGCGCCGAGACGGAGGCCAAGAACCCCAAGTTCCAAGAGTACCTCGACCTCCACAACGTCACCATCGACAACCGCACCATCACGGCCATCACCCGCCTCAAGGACGGCGGCAACCCGCCCCACGACCCCTCCCTCCCCACCGCTCCCGAGGAGGATCTCTTCTCCGTCAGCTTCAGCGAGGGCGAGCCCGTCGAGCGCGCTGCATTCTTCCTGAGCTACCCCGACGAGCAGCGCAGCACCATCGGCGCCGAGGCCGGCGTGCAGCTCTGGGGTGGACGTCTGGCTGCTGATGTGAGCAAGGGGTACGCGACCAACGTGGCCGGCATCTACGCCATTGGCGATGCCAACTCGGATAACAGCACCAACGTCCCCCATGCTCTGTACACGGGCAAGAGGACTGCCGTCTTCCTGCACGTCAAGCTCGCAAAGGAGGACCAGGCCAAGGAGACTGGTGTCAATGTCACTGCTCTGAGGAGAGAGTTGGACCTCGAGGAGCGTTCCATCTGGGACGTTGCGAACGGTCAGCCTACCGACATCCTGTATGCCGGCGAGTACGACCAGTAGATAATTGATGTGGAACATACATCTCCCCAAAAGCATTTTGATTTTTTCGCGATAGCGATGCCAAAGATACCTGAATAGACATTGTACAATTTTTCGACTTCATTCACATATTCTGTCTCATGTGTTCACTCCGCCTCACCTTCAATCTCAAGATTGCCGACCCGAAACTTCTTGCCCTTCATGTCCGCATAATCATTGTGATCGTGATAATCCTTTACCCGTTCCCTGACATATTGCAGCCCTCTCACCGGCGCCGCCTCCTCCGCATTCTCCCCAATCAGCCCAAGCCTCTTCAACAGCGGCGACGGCGCAGGCTTAATATCAACATCGTCACCAGGCCTCACAAAGTAAAACAGACCCTGCCGAAACAAATGAGCCTGGTCCTCAGGCGGCCTCACAACGCGATGCGTCGTCGACTTCAAGTACCCCGCGGACCAGAAATCAAGCGTGTCGCCGACGTTGCAGACAATGCCACCGTCCACAGGTGGGACATAGCGCCACTCGCCCGCGCCATTGGGATTTGACGAAGAAGAGGTCTTAATCTGGAGGCCCGCGACGTCCTGGCTCCAGAGGAGGGTCAAGGAGCCAAAGTCGGTGTGAGCGCGCGACCAGGTGTTGCCGACTTTGAGGTCGTCGGCGAGAGGGCGGGGGTGGTAGCCCATGTAGCGGAGGTGGTCTTCGCTCGGGGAGGCGTAAGCGTGGCGGGAGGAGAAGTAGTCTTCTGGGAGTTCGAGGATGATGGAGAAGAGAGTGAAGACTTTGCTTGCTAGGTCGAGAGAGCGCTATTGGTGTGTCAGACTTGCGTGAGTGAGACTCGGAGAATGAGAAGCCAGTTTGGTCGTCAAACAGAAGCCTGTGTAGATGTATACGCACTCTTGAAAAGTCTTCAATTTCTTGTCTGAACGGCTCGAAGAACGGATGGAATGGCTCATCTTTGTACTTCGGGATGAATTTGGCGATGTTAACCGACTCGACATTGTTGAGCACATCCGTTCCTTGCATCTTCTTATCATGCGCCTGATGCAATATGAGCCACTCTTCTTAAATAATCACATCCTCAGACACTGCTAGACTTACCGATCTATATCCAAAGTAGTTCCCCTTGGAGAAGTCGCACGTGTTACCCGGTCTGGCCTTATCTTCGGCATCGAGGTTGAAGAAACCTTGGCCAATGTCATACTGGCGCTGCACTTCCTCGGGTGTGAAGCCTGTGTTGATGAGACTAAAGAAGCCAGTTTCGTGTACCTAATAGACTTGTCAGATCTCTGAGAGATTGCAAGACTCGAATGTCCTTACAGCTTGTCGAAGTTCTTCAGCTAGCTGCTTCTTCCCGCCTGGCTGGTCAAACTTGCTAATGTCAATCACAGCGATATCTGCCCAGGGCAATTCGTGTTTTGTCTTTGCCGGCCGCTGCCATTTTGGCAGGGAGACTGGCCCCGAAAATATGGCTGAAGGCATCTTGATTGATGAATATCGAATTGAGGCGGCTTCTGGTTCCAGTACGCAGGCTGGAAGTCAATTCGTGTGAGGTCATAATTGTCTTTCCATAAATACCCCTCCATCCGATGTCGAGCCGTTTATGTCTTGCCCCCCGCGCGCCCCGCGCCACTCCCGTTGTGCCGTGTCGGAGTGAGATCGCCGGAATTCGAGCACGCCATCTCGACCGAGATGACGAGCCGCATCCTGATGTTGGTACTGACAGCATGTGTCCAATCACCGTATAAGCTGTTCTTCTCTAAGCGTAACTGCCGCTGTAGTGTGTCGTTATCTTCGGTATGTTTCCGAGGCTTATCTTCGGTATGTTTCTTTTTTCCCATCGTCTTGTATGATTGACAGATAAACATCGAAACATGTTTCGGTTTACCTGGGGGACGTCAGGTCCCGATGATCATGTAGCGTGCGTATAATCGCGATTGTCTCGAGCCAAGGTCTCGAAATTTCGTCTCCCTCTTATATGCCTGTCAATTCCAATAAAGTTATCTTCGGGGAGTCAAATGTTGCTCGATGTTGGGAGGGAATGCAAGCAATATTGTTGTTCTCTTCGGGGTGTTAGCCAGGTCACTGCAACGACAATCTCCGTAACTTAAGTCCACCTGAACGTGTGAAATGTGACGTTGTAAAGACAAATCCAGGCACCTCGTCCCGCCAGATGCTGAAGGATTCGAGCAGAACAAGACTATGGCCAATGAGAATGCCCTCAGTCGTCAATTTCAGGACGTTACATGGGCAAACTTGCTGTGCACATGGCCCCGCAGTAGGGCGTGCTTCGCGCAGACATATCTTGGGCTCTGTATCTGCCGTAATCGGCATCAATTTGAATGAAAGATTGCGAGATGTGAAAGACCAACCATCTTAGATACTAGAATTAAGGACTTCACCTAGTTAGTACCTTGATGTCGCATCTGAAGCCATATCTCCTCTCTACAAGCTGTTCTCGATCACCTTCGTAGACGCGAGCCCCCGCGGTGAACCTCAAATCGAGCATGGGAACCCAGCAGAGCCCCGAGAGCAGGACCCTCTCTCCCTCTGAAGAAAAGCATCTTCTCAAAACAGCTCATCGCAAAGTCGATAAGAGGCTCCTGCTATGGTACTCCTTCGTCTACCTCATCATGCGAATCCACGTCAGCAACATCAGCAACGCAGCCATCATCAACCTAGAACAAGGCACCGGTATCAAGAAGCAGCTCGGCAATCTCTCCAGTTCAGAGTGGGCGTGGGCGCTGAGCGTCTTTTATTATCCGTACATGTTCTTCGAGCCTCTGGCCACGCTCGCCTTGAAGAGGTTTTCACCTTCGGTGTGGATGAGCCGGATTATGATTACTTGGGTAAGTATGTTGGGATGCCAGTTGAGCTCTGTGCAGTGGCTGTTTGGTTTGCTAACTGTGATGAAAGGGTATCATATCAATGTGCCAGGGCGCAACTCAGAATTATGCTGGTATTCTGGCCTGTCGGTTCTTCTTGGGGCTTGCTGAGGCGGGGTTTTACCCTGGTGTTTTGTACCATCTCAGCTTCTGGTATCCGACTCATAGACTTCCGCTATGAATTGTAAGTTCAGAAGCTCTAGCTGGGTGAATGAAAAGACGCAGCAACTCATGATTTTCTAGGGCTTCTTTTACGCCTGCGGGATGTTTTCTGGGACTATCAGCGGTCTTCTAGGTGAGTAGTGGAGAACTGGATGTACTCAACTGCTACAAATTACTGAGACTGATTGATAGCATACGCAATTTCGTTTATGAATGGCGTCGGGGGTCTATCTGGTTGGAGATGGGTAAGTCACCTTTTCTCAAAAAGTCACCGCAAGTAACGTTGGCTAACTCAACGAAGCTCTTCATTCTGGAAGGAATTCCCGCCATATTTTGCGGCATCTACACGTTCTTCTTTCTGCCAAACTGTGAGTATTACATCATTCCTAGCTACGTCTCGGCTTGTTATCAAGGTATACTCACATGAAACCATTTCTAGACCCCGAGACAGTCACCTTCCTCACGGACTACGAAAGAGAAGCGATCCTATCCGATCTTCCAGAGCAAGCACCGACCATGAAGTCCAAAACCATTAACCTTCAACAGGTCAAAGATCTTTTCCGCGATCCGACTTTTATGCCATTCTTGATGATTTGGATTACCCACGGCATCGGCGGATG
The Colletotrichum lupini chromosome 6, complete sequence DNA segment above includes these coding regions:
- a CDS encoding kelch domain-containing protein, which gives rise to MSFVNLSRPPLDHRAHSDTNVRPRFNSHNTSDRLREGSGLRPKAYPMVSNIKKGRKSVFKEVGLDDDFSDDCGSPVVETFQQSCGRQESMSSEKVFGDVPGLEEAKRDGTSNDEEDDAEDDGDGDSRRSATEQREAANDSRQQSSSQAVKVSWYNKLSQGYRRPRIKTVSSAPPPTISSLQRIGMIALLIAVIIPAFSYNNGRQKIESGAIAGVVRPRATTSTDVCLRWAQQAALLNGTLYMYGGQSKTESSQTVNTWNNDFLTLDLTKSWDTKSPSLKGMTIPSGPPAVANGYLWHDYDYLYLYGGQFADNDGAEGTYATVAPMSIWQYSVKDNSWLEFKDPRTSAGNYSTAANTPVQRSAEGAGLSVPELGLSWYFGGHLDWLTTEGWSTQTPRVYLKSLLEFTHPGYLNTGVDALRAAGAADGGVFRNVTEGGLQETDAFPERADGVLVFVPGWGARGVLIGMAGGSDKTFVDDLGTLDVYDIATSEWYHQRTTGDRPSVRVNPCAAIASAPDASSLQIYFFGGQNLQPFGNQTQYNDMYILSIPAFAWIKVDATDGVPAPRAGHTCTMRDGQIIVAGGYLGPDAGCESPGVFVFDASNLKWNTGFKAGAHAADFSSENSVLAGSYGYKVPDKVQSVIGGSSEGGAIATTPAAGPATGGPFKTGTPPVFTVTQGGATATVTGAGPTSTSAGQAPTTKDNGGGTSPGLIAAGVIAGVLGALALYLGFCAWLYRRQVAAYKQHLSQVNRYSGASSMHFGAAGFFGAGNRDEERRERGHRRDASTVSDESFSWVGTGVEPKWMTDDPTPGSGSGGTASGSGAGSGFKRKSEDARTFKSGPSGNDPRTSSSRRDNTDNESVSSTEQLLDGQEPSFFSVVMGPRRALRVVNSTE
- a CDS encoding 2OG-Fe(II)oxygenase superfamily protein; amino-acid sequence: MAAAGKDKTRIALGRYRCFTPEEVQRQYDIGQGFFNLDAEDKARPGNTCDFSKGNYFGYRSAHDKKMQGTDVLNNVESVNIAKFIPKYKDEPFHPFFEPFRQEIEDFSRRSLDLASKVFTLFSIILELPEDYFSSRHAYASPSEDHLRYMGYHPRPLADDLKVGNTWSRAHTDFGSLTLLWSQDVAGLQIKTSSSSNPNGAGEWRYVPPVDGGIVCNVGDTLDFWSAGYLKSTTHRVVRPPEDQAHLFRQGLFYFVRPGDDVDIKPAPSPLLKRLGLIGENAEEAAPVRGLQYVRERVKDYHDHNDYADMKGKKFRVGNLEIEGEAE
- a CDS encoding high-affinity nicotinic acid transporter — encoded protein: MGTQQSPESRTLSPSEEKHLLKTAHRKVDKRLLLWYSFVYLIMRIHVSNISNAAIINLEQGTGIKKQLGNLSSSEWAWALSVFYYPYMFFEPLATLALKRFSPSVWMSRIMITWGIISMCQGATQNYAGILACRFFLGLAEAGFYPGGFFYACGMFSGTISGLLAYAISFMNGVGGLSGWRWLFILEGIPAIFCGIYTFFFLPNYPETVTFLTDYEREAILSDLPEQAPTMKSKTINLQQVKDLFRDPTFMPFLMIWITHGIGGWGISFVLPTVIYELGIYELGISNTAISQVMTMPPFTLVFVILLTLAFFVHTKRLSPWIAGLGLEAAQIVCYVLLITVKHPIAKYIFVMIATAASQSFFAIIWPGTWCKPNTTEERIRAAKGTTSAGLAIGVTNASCQLMGIVGPQIYQSRFGPTYRVSYSCSIGLLCGTLLAVSAAWFFVSRQDRKERSNGRVEAEEDSEDSGHMRGTSVEGKA